From a region of the Corallococcus coralloides DSM 2259 genome:
- a CDS encoding DUF1028 domain-containing protein translates to MKSLKHGLLAASCLMFASTSALAAAPTGRANPRLMGTRAIVACDAVEKSCGVASISFPAGISGLVPYGRPDVAIATMFYPSVDDAEAVLARVDAGNTAQQAVDYVFSVDPYADYRQLAVVKLNPNGTITVGQQTGAQNAPQRCAVKGATFVVQANNQTTATVCDAMASAFQRTTGSLPQRLLTSLRAGARVGHDNNGERSGVIRVWTSENESTFYTKVLADAVVHSSRTALKDLEVEMNRYQATIAAPYASDLIPLDAETAKVVKSTLSAAGYYTGVIDGTWNDAAEAALDAFNWNTLFFLKPTVVVNGQRKIDGPLVNYLRNVDPKALILGGE, encoded by the coding sequence ATGAAGTCGCTCAAGCACGGCCTGCTGGCCGCTTCCTGCCTGATGTTCGCGTCCACGTCCGCCCTCGCCGCGGCGCCCACCGGCCGCGCCAACCCGCGCCTCATGGGCACGCGCGCCATCGTCGCGTGCGACGCGGTGGAGAAGTCCTGCGGCGTGGCCAGCATCTCCTTCCCCGCGGGCATCAGCGGCCTGGTGCCCTACGGCCGTCCGGACGTGGCCATCGCCACCATGTTCTATCCCTCGGTGGATGACGCCGAGGCGGTGCTCGCGCGCGTCGACGCGGGCAACACGGCCCAGCAGGCGGTGGACTACGTCTTCTCCGTGGATCCGTACGCGGACTACCGCCAGCTCGCCGTGGTGAAGCTCAACCCCAACGGCACCATCACCGTGGGCCAGCAGACCGGCGCGCAGAACGCCCCGCAGCGCTGCGCCGTGAAGGGCGCCACCTTCGTGGTGCAGGCCAACAACCAGACCACCGCCACCGTCTGCGACGCCATGGCGTCGGCCTTCCAGAGGACCACGGGCAGCCTGCCGCAGCGCCTCCTCACGTCGCTCAGGGCGGGCGCCCGGGTGGGCCACGACAACAACGGCGAGCGCTCCGGCGTCATCCGTGTCTGGACCTCGGAGAACGAGTCGACCTTCTACACGAAGGTGCTCGCGGACGCCGTCGTGCACAGCAGCCGGACCGCGCTGAAGGACCTGGAGGTGGAGATGAACCGCTACCAGGCGACCATCGCCGCGCCGTATGCGTCGGACCTCATCCCGCTCGACGCGGAGACGGCGAAGGTCGTGAAGAGCACGCTGTCCGCGGCCGGGTACTACACCGGTGTCATCGACGGCACCTGGAACGACGCCGCCGAAGCGGCGCTGGATGCCTTCAACTGGAACACGCTCTTCTTCCTCAAGCCCACCGTGGTGGTGAACGGCCAGCGGAAGATCGACGGCCCGCTGGTCAACTACCTGCGCAACGTGGATCCGAAGGCGCTCATCCTCGGCGGGGAGTGA
- a CDS encoding DUF1028 domain-containing protein produces the protein MKTFPRGLLAASCLMFASTSVLAAAPTGINPRVLGTRAIVACDAVEKSCGVASISFPAGISGLVPYGRPDVAVASMFYPSVDDAEAVLARTDAGDTAQAAVDYVFTVDPYADYRQLAAVKLNSDGTITVGQQTGAESASQRCAVKGATFVVQANNQTTATICEAMATGFQKAKGSLPQRLLASLKAGARVGGDNNGERSGVIRVWSSENEAVFYTKVLADAVVHSSKHALRELDVEMNRYQAGVAAPYASDLIPLDKETAKVVKRVLHKLGYYRGRMDATWNDAAEQALYDFNWNNSFFLKPTVVVDGQRKIDGPLVNSMRDADLDALAPASH, from the coding sequence ATGAAGACCTTCCCTCGTGGCCTGCTGGCCGCCTCCTGTCTGATGTTCGCGTCCACGTCCGTCCTGGCCGCGGCGCCCACCGGCATCAATCCGCGCGTCCTCGGCACGCGCGCCATCGTCGCGTGCGACGCGGTGGAGAAGTCCTGCGGCGTGGCCAGCATCTCCTTCCCCGCGGGCATCAGCGGCCTGGTGCCTTATGGCCGTCCGGACGTGGCGGTGGCCTCCATGTTCTACCCCTCGGTGGATGACGCCGAGGCGGTGCTCGCGCGCACCGACGCGGGCGACACGGCCCAGGCCGCCGTCGACTACGTGTTCACCGTGGATCCGTACGCGGACTACCGCCAACTCGCCGCGGTGAAGCTCAACTCTGACGGCACCATCACGGTGGGGCAGCAGACCGGCGCGGAGAGCGCCTCGCAGCGCTGCGCCGTGAAGGGCGCCACCTTCGTGGTGCAGGCGAACAACCAGACCACCGCCACCATCTGCGAGGCCATGGCGACGGGCTTCCAGAAGGCCAAAGGCAGCCTGCCGCAGCGGCTGCTCGCGTCGCTCAAGGCGGGGGCCCGGGTGGGCGGCGACAACAACGGCGAGCGCTCCGGCGTCATCCGCGTCTGGAGCTCGGAGAACGAAGCGGTCTTCTACACGAAGGTGCTGGCGGACGCCGTCGTGCACAGCAGCAAGCACGCGCTGAGGGAGCTGGACGTGGAGATGAACCGCTACCAGGCGGGCGTCGCGGCGCCGTACGCGTCGGACCTCATCCCGCTCGACAAGGAGACGGCGAAGGTCGTGAAGCGCGTGCTGCACAAGCTCGGGTACTACCGCGGCCGCATGGATGCGACCTGGAACGACGCCGCCGAGCAGGCGCTGTATGACTTCAACTGGAACAACAGCTTCTTCCTCAAGCCCACCGTGGTGGTGGACGGCCAGCGGAAGATCGACGGTCCGCTGGTCAACTCCATGCGCGACGCGGACCTGGATGCGCTCGCGCCCGCGTCACACTGA